From the genome of Prionailurus bengalensis isolate Pbe53 chromosome D1, Fcat_Pben_1.1_paternal_pri, whole genome shotgun sequence:
CCTCCCCAGAGACAGTGAGGCCAAGCACAGCAGGGTCTCCCTTGGGGAGCTCTTCCAATATCTACTTCTTCCAGATTCCTGCTGCTCTCATCCTTGCTCCCAGACCCTAGCAGGAGTAAATGGCAGTCTGAGCATCTGGACCCAAGAACTCAGCCTGACAACTTCTCCAGAGCTGGATGGGTTCTTGACCTAGGGAACTGAGTGACAGAAACAGTTTCTTCTAATTCTCTATGGGTGTGAGAGCAGGAAATCCATCACTGAAGTAAGAGCGCCACAGAAACTACCCAAGGACTGAACTAGCCCTCTGTCTCCACTGCATCTCCAGAGAGGACCTTTAGAAGAATAGAAGGACCAGAAGGGGCCCTGACAGCTGTATTGGTCAGACTCCTCAGACTCTTAACCCAGCTTAGCAAAATTTCAACCAGTTGGACACTGCTGGAAAAGCCTCACCCTTTCCCCATTTCTACAGGAAAATCCTTCGCCTTCAAACAACCCACAGGGCAGTTTGCACGTTTGGCCGTCTGGGCTTCTCACTACCTGAGGTAAGTAAgggctttgtctctctgtcagGGAAGTGTGCAGCCTCTAGGAATGCTGAGTTGAGAAACGGAGCCCCAAACAGACCCTAAGAACTTAAGctactctgtcttccagattCTCTAGTGCTTTGGGGCCTGTACTTGATCCTAATGCCCTCTATTCTTGGTTttctaaacatgaagaaaaatcagtgaaaatgatGAAGGAGTCTGTGCCACATCCCAGGCCAGGGTGTCTGCTTCCTGGTGGAAATACCAGTACCTATCTTTAGCACTCCTGGGCTTTCTGCCCTCTGCTCAGAGATTTTTGGCCCTATCTGGTAAAAAATGTCTCCAAAGGGCCATCTAAGAGCAAATGATATGCCCGTCATATGCTCTAATAATACCTTTTGTGCCATTAAGATCCTGTGGACCCAGAAGAGACCCGTAGGGGAACCAGTGAAATGTCCAAATATAGAAGCCACAGTATAGGGGAAAGATTTAGAGAAACATGCTTCTCTGACAGATTCTTTAACACATGTTCAGAATTGGATTTATCTGCCTAGTTCCCATGATGCATGACATCGATACTTGTCAATCCCAAGTCCCTGTCTCTTCTGACTTTTCTGGGGTGGGATACCACATTCCAAACGTGGCTTTCCAGAACAGGAGTTCATCCTCCCTATCCCCACGACCCTTCAATCCAGTGGAGATACTCTGGTCCTGCAAGAAGGAGAGTGGGGATCTGGGTCGGGTGCACAAGAGGGAAGATAGGATTAATGAGCCTGATTACAGCATACAGCACATGCTCTTTTGTTGCCTGCACCTTTCACCGTTTCCCCCAAACACAAACACTCTGATATTCCTGGGCAGAGCCTCATCCGTTATCAGATTTTGGAGTTTTCCCAGGCTCACATGTTGTCATAGCCTGTAAAGAAACACCTATGTCCTTTCGTCCAAAAGGTTTAGCTCCTAAAACCAACACCATGTCAAACTCATCACCCCTTAGTCTGAGACAGTCTAGAATTCCTTCTCTCTCAGGCACACGGAGAGTGTGGAGCTGGCCCAGAGAGGTGACTAAGGTGGACTTACTTAACTCTTTCATGATGCTTCCATCTACAACCTTTAATTCTGCAAACCTTTAATTATGCAGTCATAAGTTATGGAAAATGAAGTGGAAGTGTTTTATTGAAAATCACATTTCTGTACCTGCTTTAGAGTTTTATATTCAGAATAGGTCTGTTAGAATACTAACTGGGCATGTAAATCAGTCATCAAACATTATACTTAAACCTAGGACAAAAATAATCAAGAGCTTATGTATTAGAATATTACTTTCTAGTACATAAGCTACCTTTAAGAGAAAGATAATTTAATCATTCTGGAAAGATACTTGTCCAGGTTTGGTGTCCTGAATAATACTTTCATATAATGACCTCTCAATGTTTAGTTATTACTATGATGCCTGCTCTCCATTTAGATGGTTGTTTCATCAATATACAATTAAAAGAGTCAGAAATGGAGAGGTCAAGAGTTAAAGTCAGAGTCCAATAGGAAAGGCAACACCTCATTGTATTCATGATACCTCACAATTCCATGTCCCTGTCTCTTCTGACTTTTCTGGGCTTGGGTACAACACTCCAAATGTGGCTTTTCAAAATGGGAGTTGGATTCAATTAGGGTCCTGTGATGTTACAAACTAGGGACCACCTTTGCAAAAATTCACCAAGAATGTGTTTGGTTCTAGGCAACTAAAGAAACAATACAGAATGGAGTACTGGAACTCCACCCTGGGCAGTGGCTTTATATTGATGGGGATTCTGAAAGACAGTGGGTCTCCTGAACTGCTCTGTGTCATAATCACAGTCCTGTACATGTTGGCCCTGACCAGCAATGGCCTGCTGCTCTTGGTCATCACAGTGGATTCCCGGCTCCACGTGCCCATGTACTTCCTGCTCGGGCAGCTCTCACTCATGGACCTCCTCTTCACATCTGTTGTCACTCCCAAGGCGCTCATGGATTTTCTGCGCAGTGAAAACACCATCTCCTTTGCAGGGCTGTGCCCTTCAGATGTTTCTGGCATTGATGCTGGGTAGTGCAGAGGACCTGCTACTGGCCTTCATGGCCTATGATAGATATGTGGCCATTTGTCATCCTCTGAACTACATGGTCTTCATGAGGCCAAGGGTCTGCTGGATCATGGTGGCCACAGCATGGATACTGGCATACCTGAATGCTCTAGGACATACCTTCTATACCATGCAGTATCCCTTCTGCAAAGCCCGGAACATCAGGCACCTGCTCTGTGAGATTCCACCTTTGCTGAAGTTGGCCTGTGCAGATACCTCCAGTTATGAACTCTTGGTGTATGTGACAGGGGTGATTTTCCTTTTGCTCCCTCTTTCTGCCATTATTGCCTCCTATGCACTAATCCTGTTTACTGTGCTTCACATGCCCTCAAATGAGGGGAGGCAGAAAGCCCTAGTCACCTGCTCTTCCCATCTGACTGTGGTTGGGATGTTCTATGGAGCTGCCACATTCATGTATGTCCTGCCCAGTTCCCTCCACAGCCCCAAGCAAGACAACATCACTTCTGTTTTCTACACGGTTGTCACTCCAGCCCTGAACCCCCTTATCTACAGCTTGAGGAATAAGGAAGTCATGGGGGCTTTGAAGAGAGTGCTGGGAAAATACATGCTGTAGACACATTCCACCATCTAGGGAGAGCTTATGGCTAGTCCTCAAAATTTATTCCTCTTTGAAGTCAGAAGAAATCTGCTAATACTCATGGTGAAAACACTATAACTCAGAGTGtatcttttaatagaaaaatgaagaagtgTGACCTGACTTCTGAAATGATTTTGTGTGTctgtatttttaccattttactttattttattttttcaactacAGTTGACATAGAATGTTACATTAgttaggtgtgcaacatagtgaccTGACAAGTCTATActttatgctgtgttcaccacaaatgtagctaccatctgttaccatacagcACCATTACAATATCATGGACTGTATTCCCTTTCATCCCCAGTGTACCTTTTATCCTGGTGATGTATTCATTCCcaactggaagcttgtatctcccactcctcttgACCCATTTTCACCATCCTTCCATCtgttctggcaaccaccagtttattctctgtatccatggtctatttctgttgtttctctgtttgttcttttgttttgttttcattccatgtataagtgaaatcatatgggatttgtttttttctgcctgacttattttacttagcataataccctcaaggttcatccatgttatcacaaatggcaagatttcattcttttttatggctgattaatattccactgtatgtgcatgtgtgtttgtgtgtgtgtgtgtgtgtgtgtgtgtgtgtaacatcttctttatccattcatctatcaacagGCAtgtgggttgctttcatatctcagctattgtaaataatgctacaataaaatcAGGGATGTTTATATCTttatgaattagtgttttcattttccttggataAGTAGCCAGTAGTAgaactactggatcatatgatatttctattttgatttcttgaggaatctccataccgtttctacagtggctgcaccaatttatattcccatcagcattgcacaaagtttcttttcctcacgtccttgccaatacttactttttgtcttttttattctggcATTCTGATGGATTCAAGGTGATAATCTCATTACCAAATGCTCTTTTAAGTCTTTCTTCCATCAAGCAATTTATAAGAAATGATCTGCATTCGATTTAAAATTTGCCTACGTTCCCATTTAGCTACCAAGTTGAATGAGACAAGGGACTTTTACCAATTTTGGACATGACCTCTGACTTGAAAGTCCATAGTGGACCAATGTATgaaccaaagaaaagaaagtttcaagTGGGAAGCCTAAGCAAGGCCCATATCAAGGGAGCAGACCTTGAGATTTGCACAAATTTTAGACACCTGACCTTGTTACAAGAGCATGTAGGCAACTTAATTAATGCCCAAACTGGTAGTAGTTTGTATGGATTTGTATCATGTTCTCACTTCCTTTCTCCAAACAGTCATTACAGAAACTGACCCACCTGGACCCTCCAACAGGTGTTTTtgtttgactttgtttttgatgTGGAAATTTTTTATACTgcctaaaatacaaatattgctgaaatgaataaaatagaaaggacATCTCATTAGCAAGGTCCATTGGAAACAATGCTTACTCCTTGGCAGTAAAcagaacagacaaacaaacaactgGTTGCAGTCTTGAAATGGAGCTAAATTGCAGAGGGTTCATATGCTTAATATGTGTGGATGTGTGAGTCTGTGGATGTGTATTTGTGCTGAAAAGGAGAGGACAACATATCAATTAATATTCTAGTGGCTTAAATATGCTTTACTACTGCCATTTGTTTGTAAGCCTGGAAATACTTAAACAAAATCTGCAGGTTGTTTTGAAGCTTCAAAATAACATGGTTCATCCAAGTGGCACTATTTTGGGGAATATTGCTCTTTTTGGAAATTTGCTaatgctttctctttaaaaaataataaataaaaattattaaaaattaataaaacagcaCTTTTCTCTGTTAAActaaggactttttaaaaaattaataaaatcagggatactaaaaacaggcaaaaaccatCTAAAATCTTACCCAGAGATAACCTCCACACTTTtagatacattttctttcattttgaaggcAGGCATGCATTTCACTGAGTTTATATGTGCACATAAagtaga
Proteins encoded in this window:
- the LOC122482653 gene encoding LOW QUALITY PROTEIN: olfactory receptor 2AG2-like (The sequence of the model RefSeq protein was modified relative to this genomic sequence to represent the inferred CDS: deleted 1 base in 1 codon; substituted 1 base at 1 genomic stop codon), translated to MEYWNSTLGSGFILMGILKDSGSPELLCVIITVLYMLALTSNGLLLLVITVDSRLHVPMYFLLGQLSLMDLLFTSVVTPKALMDFLRSENTISFAGCALQMFLALMLGSAEDLLLAFMAYDRYVAICHPLNYMVFMRPRVCWIMVATAWILAYLNALGHTFYTMQYPFCKARNIRHLLCEIPPLLKLACADTSSYELLVYVTGVIFLLLPLSAIIASYALILFTVLHMPSNEGRQKALVTCSSHLTVVGMFYGAATFMYVLPSSLHSPKQDNITSVFYTVVTPALNPLIYSLRNKEVMGALKRVLGKYMLXTHSTI